From a single Papaver somniferum cultivar HN1 unplaced genomic scaffold, ASM357369v1 unplaced-scaffold_19, whole genome shotgun sequence genomic region:
- the LOC113338351 gene encoding GDSL esterase/lipase At1g28590-like, producing the protein MASSFSPSSSLFFHLTFSSMIIVCILLITTANPVLGSSYYKSIFSFGDSLADTGNTLYNKPNAYVSRLPYGETYFHRATSRFSDGRVVLDFIAQAVGLPLLPPYLGSSNKDLRQGVNFAVGGATALDSSFFEERKINVVTNDSLGVQLEWFKQLLPSLCNPSSDDCYEYLKTSLILMGEIGGNDYNGPFFQGRGLEEIRAVVPDVIKAISLAIKDLIKEGAVTFMVPGNFPIGCSALYLTLFKSPNKEDYDESGCIKWLNEFSVYHNKFLQKELAVLREQHPSVKIMNADYYNVAMKFYQSPELLGFKGGALTACCTCKDPYNCNQFFQCGSVDGIVCDDPSTYVNWDGIHLTEAAYKFLADGLMRENYQFFFHENDITTTTTATSRNQVL; encoded by the exons ATGGCTTCATCTTTCTCTCCTTCCTCCTCTCTTTTCTTCCATTTAACCTTTAGTAGTATGATCATAGTCTGTATCCTTTTAATTACAACTGCTAATCCAGTTTTAGGGTCGTCGTATTACAAATCCATCTTCAGCTTTGGAGATTCGCTCGCTGACACCGGGAATACTCTCTACAACAAACCAAATGCATATGTTTCCAGATTACCCTACGGAGAGACCTACTTCCATCGAGCCACCAGTCGCTTCTCTGATGGACGTGTAGTTCTTGATTTCATTG CTCAAGCTGTAGGACTGCCGCTGCTACCGCCATATCTTGGAAGCAGCAATAAGGATTTACGTCAGGGGGTGAACTTTGCCGTTGGGGGAGCTACAGCTTTGGATTCTTCATTTTTTGAAGAAAGAAAGATTAATGTTGTTACCAATGACTCTCTTGGAGTTCAACTCGAATGGTTCAAACAGCTTTTGCCTTCCCTTTGCAATCCATCTTCAG ATGATTGCTATGAATATCTCAAAACATCTTTGATTCTCATGGGAGAAATTGGTGGAAACGATTATAATGGTCCATTTTTCCAAGGAAGAGGACTAGAAGAGATTCGTGCCGTTGTACCTGATGTAATCAAAGCCATTTCTTTGGCCATCAAG GATTTAATAAAGGAAGGTGCAGTGACGTTCATGGTCCCCGGAAACTTCCCAATTGGGTGTTCAGCATTATACTTAACCCTATTCAAGAGCCCCAACAAAGAGGATTACGATGAGAGTGGTTGTATCAAGTGGCTCAACGAATTCTCAGTCTACCACAACAAATTTCTTCAAAAAGAGTTGGCCGTCCTGAGAGAACAACACCCAAGTGTCAAGATTATGAATGCTGATTACTACAATGTCGCCATGAAGTTTTACCAATCTCCTGAATTATTAG GGTTTAAGGGTGGAGCTCTTACGGCATGTTGTACATGTAAAGATCCATACAATTGTAACCAATTTTTTCAATGTGGAAGTGTTGATGGAATAGTTTGTGATGATCCATCAACATATGTCAACTGGGATGGTATCCACCTCACTGAAGCTGCATACAAATTTTTAGCGGATGGTTTGATGCGGGAAAATTACCAATTCTTCTTCCACGAAAATGATATCACTACTACTACTACTGCAACCAGCCGTAATCAAGTTCTCTAA